A genome region from Nocardia sp. NBC_00565 includes the following:
- a CDS encoding GNAT family N-acetyltransferase: protein MTPPLPPWPGTSPAYGPVLLREYTAADAHLAIEMGEDPYIPQIGSLPAFPTATQAEEWVDRQRGRHAEGLGFAFAIADAETDNAVGGVGLWLPDLPKGRATVGYSVSPQHRGRGFATAAVQAVTAFAWTIPTLHRIELYIEPWNTSSIGVAESGGYLREGLLHSYEEIGGVRRDMLLYAAIRPAGLFS, encoded by the coding sequence GTGACACCGCCGCTACCGCCCTGGCCCGGCACATCGCCGGCCTATGGCCCGGTGCTCCTGCGCGAGTACACCGCCGCGGACGCGCACCTCGCCATCGAGATGGGCGAAGACCCCTACATCCCGCAGATCGGCAGCCTGCCCGCCTTTCCGACCGCCACCCAAGCCGAAGAATGGGTGGACCGGCAACGCGGCCGGCACGCCGAAGGGCTCGGCTTCGCATTCGCGATCGCGGATGCCGAAACCGACAACGCCGTCGGCGGTGTCGGTCTATGGTTGCCCGACTTGCCGAAAGGTCGTGCGACAGTGGGCTATTCGGTCTCCCCACAGCACCGCGGTCGAGGCTTTGCCACCGCCGCCGTGCAAGCTGTGACCGCCTTCGCCTGGACAATCCCCACACTGCACCGCATCGAGCTCTACATCGAGCCATGGAACACCAGCTCGATCGGCGTCGCGGAATCCGGCGGCTACCTCCGCGAGGGCCTGCTGCACAGCTACGAGGAGATCGGCGGCGTCCGACGGGACATGCTGCTGTATGCCGCAATACGACCGGCAGGGCTATTCAGCTGA